A stretch of Synechococcus sp. WH 8020 DNA encodes these proteins:
- a CDS encoding tRNA-(ms[2]io[6]A)-hydroxylase yields the protein MASTSVASIRWLAAPTSASWVQQAISRPMEVLIDHAHCERKAAGSAVQLMFRYLCEPGLGEVLSPLAREELEHFEQVLALLQARGRYLEPLPSPGYGGFLAKHIRKEEPLRMLDSFLVAGLIEARSHERMALLAEHSPEDDLKDLYGSLLLSEARHFGLYWVMCEQRWERSVIVPRLEELALVEHQALIGDLEKPEDVRMHSCGVEPL from the coding sequence ATGGCTTCAACCTCTGTGGCCAGCATTCGTTGGTTGGCGGCACCTACCAGTGCGTCTTGGGTGCAGCAAGCGATTTCGAGACCGATGGAGGTCTTGATTGATCATGCGCATTGCGAGCGCAAAGCAGCGGGTTCTGCGGTGCAGCTGATGTTTCGTTATCTCTGCGAACCAGGCTTGGGGGAAGTGTTGAGTCCTTTGGCGCGTGAGGAGCTTGAGCATTTTGAACAGGTGCTTGCTTTGTTGCAGGCGCGAGGGCGCTATCTCGAGCCCTTGCCATCCCCGGGATATGGCGGCTTTCTTGCCAAGCACATTCGCAAAGAGGAGCCGCTGCGGATGCTCGATTCGTTTTTGGTGGCAGGTTTGATCGAAGCCCGCAGCCATGAACGAATGGCGTTGTTGGCGGAGCACAGCCCGGAGGACGATTTAAAGGACCTGTATGGAAGCTTGTTGTTGAGTGAGGCGCGCCATTTTGGTCTCTACTGGGTGATGTGTGAACAGCGGTGGGAGCGCTCGGTGATCGTGCCCCGCTTGGAGGAACTTGCACTGGTAGAACACCAGGCTCTGATTGGGGATTTGGAGAAGCCAGAAGACGTCAGGATGCACAGCTGCGGCGTTGAACCACTTTGA
- a CDS encoding DUF1651 domain-containing protein, with translation MTPRVTTSPVSLCSHPLLRCLYSLPATELSLQPNPTSLAVFFVARIKFELAFDWHKLFHRDERSWGLFPKVLIDSSRPMPNSAPALLNSAGRINANKDGNRWIRLGELALSFQSQHTKVNKLT, from the coding sequence ATGACTCCAAGGGTGACCACGTCTCCCGTATCTCTGTGCTCTCACCCGCTGTTGCGGTGTCTTTATTCGCTTCCAGCGACAGAACTTTCTCTGCAACCAAACCCCACGAGTCTCGCCGTCTTTTTTGTAGCCCGGATCAAATTCGAATTGGCATTTGATTGGCACAAACTGTTTCACAGGGATGAGCGCTCATGGGGCCTCTTCCCAAAGGTATTAATCGATAGCAGCAGACCGATGCCAAACAGTGCGCCCGCATTGCTGAACAGCGCTGGCAGGATCAACGCAAACAAGGATGGCAACCGGTGGATCCGCCTTGGGGAGCTGGCATTGAGCTTTCAATCACAACACACCAAAGTGAATAAGCTCACGTAA
- a CDS encoding response regulator transcription factor produces MITSEDLERGYGIRLVEKAKRQSPDLKALIFLSRESPEVVQEAMEAGADGVMFVSSIGTGDGDFINALRTTNKGGIYYPRAVLEAATAKVKPAPILVEPLSERELEVIQCIILGMKNTEIADTLLVSAETVKSHVSTAIHKLGVRDRTQAAVFALTHGLVEAHI; encoded by the coding sequence TTGATTACCAGTGAAGATCTAGAAAGGGGCTACGGGATCAGACTGGTAGAAAAAGCGAAAAGGCAATCCCCAGACCTCAAAGCTCTCATTTTCTTATCACGTGAAAGCCCAGAGGTGGTTCAAGAAGCGATGGAGGCTGGAGCAGATGGAGTGATGTTCGTCTCTTCCATCGGCACAGGAGACGGTGACTTCATCAACGCCTTAAGAACAACCAACAAAGGAGGTATTTACTATCCAAGGGCTGTGCTTGAAGCAGCAACAGCAAAAGTCAAACCAGCACCAATTCTTGTGGAGCCATTATCAGAAAGAGAGCTAGAGGTTATTCAATGCATTATTTTAGGAATGAAGAACACTGAAATCGCCGACACATTGCTAGTTTCCGCTGAAACAGTTAAAAGCCATGTCAGCACAGCGATTCACAAGCTTGGAGTCAGAGACAGGACACAAGCAGCAGTCTTTGCATTAACGCATGGCTTGGTTGAAGCACACATTTAA